From Rutidosis leptorrhynchoides isolate AG116_Rl617_1_P2 chromosome 3, CSIRO_AGI_Rlap_v1, whole genome shotgun sequence, a single genomic window includes:
- the LOC139897339 gene encoding probable WRKY transcription factor 65 produces MEHGYSSLTIDHNDRDYSPDNSEDSPSSHKRRRRSLQKRVVSVPIKEIEGSRLKSETNAPPADSWAWRKYGQKPIKGSPYPRGYYRCSSSKGCPARKQVERNREDPTMVMVTYSCDHNHPWPAFRKNDNHITAISSPPADITTSTDVQDEETSQLTEPDEKFMSLEVEPTNVPFASASDQFGWFSDLISTSSTMLESPLMVGNIIEDADMAMIFSIREEDESLFADLGELPECMTVFRQRELINEKGHHQTPCNLACGMKG; encoded by the exons ATGGAACATGGATATAGTTCGCTAACAATAGATCACAACGATCGAGACTACTCGCCGGATAACAGTGAAGATTCACCGTCTTCCCATAAAAGAAG AAGACGTTCGTTACAAAAAAGAGTGGTCTCAGTGCCTATCAAAGAAATTGAAGGATCTCGGCTTAAGAGTGAGACGAATGCTCCGCCTGCTGATTCATGGGCATGGAGAAAATACGGCCAGAAACCCATCAAAGGATCGCCTTACCCTCG gggatattatagatgtagtagcTCAAAAGGATGTCCAGCAAGAAAACAAGTAGAAAGAAACCGAGAGGACCCCACTATGGTCATGGTGACGTATTCATGCGATCACAACCACCCTTGGCCGGCTTTTAGGAAGAACGACAACCACATCACTGCCATATCATCACCACCCGCTGACATAACAACCAGTACTGATGTTCAAGATGAGGAAACCTCACAATTAACTGAGCCTGATGAAAAATTCATGAGTCTTGAAGTAGAGCCAACTAATGTTCCGTTTGCATCAGCCTCTGATCAATTTGGATGGTTTTCAGATTTGATATCCACGTCATCGACCATGCTAGAAAGTCCATTGATGGTTGGGAATATTATTGAGGATGCTGACATGGCAATGATATTCTCAATTAGAGAAGAAGACGAATCATTGTTCGCCGATCTTGGTGAGTTGCCTGAATGCATGACCGTTTTTCGTCAAAGAGAACTAATAAATGAGAAGGGGCATCACCAAACACCGTGTAATTTGGCCTGTGGAATGAAAGGGTAG